The Leptospira mtsangambouensis sequence AATCCTTGATTATCCATTGAATGATTACATGATTGATGGAATCAGACGATCTTATCTTTCGATGGCGGAATGTCAGTTTGCTGCGGGAGCCAAGACAGTTGTTCCTGCAAACAATGCAGTTTCTCCATTTTCCTCTTGGATGGAAGCCAAAAAAGGGATTGAATCAATGACCATTCAATCTCCTAACACAGTTGTGAATTCCACTCATCCGTTAGGTGGTAATCCAATGGGTAAAAATCCAAAAACTTCCGTAGTTGATACTTCTGGTAAGTTTCATCATTTAAAAAATTTATCAGTGATTGATGGATCCATTTTTCCTACAAGTCTTGGAGTGAATCCAAGTTTTACAATTTATTCTATTGCTTCGAAATTAGCTAATCAACTGGCAAGGGAGATGACCTAATTCTATGTTAACGCGAGTAGAAGAAATTTTATTTGCTTCAATGATTTTTTTTCTAATGGTTGCGATGGGCACAACCTTAACCTTAGAAAATTTTAAAAAAGCAGTTCAATCTAAAAAGCCATTGATGATTGGAATGTTATCTCAATTCGGTTTTATGCCTCTCATCGCCTTTGGTTTGTCCAACATCTTTGGATTGTCACCTATGTTTTCTATCGGACTGATTTTGGTTGGATGTACACCTGGTGGAACCACTTCAAATTTATTAACTTATTATGCAAAAGGTGACGTTGCCTTAAGTATTAGTATGACGATTACTTCAACGGTTCTTGCAGCAATCATGATGCCATTTTTGTTTTGGTTGTATTGTTCAGGATTTAACGCAGAACAAATTCAGATTCCTTACAAAAGTATAATTGGTTCTATTATTATTTTAATCATTCCAGTTTTGCTTGGTATTAAAATAAGATCATCTAATCAAAGATTGGCGTTAAAAATTGAAAAGATCGGAAGTTTTTTAGGAATTCTGATGATCCTATTTTTACTAGTCGTTATGATTCCAAAAAACTTTGAATTACTAAATAAAACAACTTGGGAAATGTACATCTCCGCTATTCTTATTACGGTTTTAGGTTATTTCTTTGGTTATGTATTTAGTAAATTTCTCAATTTAACGGAACGCCAAAGTACAACAGTATCACTTGAAACAGGAATTCAAAATGGACCACTAACGATAGCTGTCATCTTACTTAGTTTTCCTGAAAACCAGATTAATGAAATTCTTTGGATGCCACTTTTATATGCTCTATTTGTTCCCGTAACTTCATCACTTGCTACATATTATTTTTACTTAAAATCAAAAAAAAATCAGAAGGAACTAGTTTCATGAATTTCTATTTTTCGGAAGAACAAAACCGATTGCGAGAAGCAGTGGCAACTTATGCGAAAATTGCAGGAGCAGATCCACAAAGAGACATCGAAGAAAGAGACAGTGAATTTTCTTGGGATGTCTTGAATGCGTTAGGTGAGAAAGGCTGGACTGGCGTGATTGTTCCAGAAGAATACGGCGGTTTGGGTAAAGGTGCTGTTGAATACACAATCATTATGGAAGAAACAGCAAAAGAGCTTATTTACGGTCCTCAAAATTTAATCCAAGCACAACAAGGATTGTTAGCGGTTGGAACGGAAGAACAAAAACGAAAATGGTTACCAGAATTAGCAAAAGGAAAAATTATGGCGGCTCAAGCTATCTCTGAACCAGATGCAGGTTCTTCCTTTCAAAACATTCAAACGACAGCAGTCAAAGATGGCAATGAATGGGTGTTAAATGGTCTTAAAGTTCATATCAATTTGGGGAAGGAAGCTCAATTGATGATGGTTTTGGCAAAAACTGATAAGGGTTTAACGGAATTCTTAGTCGATAAAGATTCAAAAGGAATTCGTTATGAAAAACAAGACCCTATTGGTTTACGTTCAGCTCCTATGTATGATGTACATTTTGAAGATTGTCGTATCCCTGCCGATACTGTTTTGGGGAGAGAAGGCAGAGGAATTGAAACCTTTATGGCAATTTTTAAACTAAGCCGTTTGGGTGTAGCTTCACAGTTAATTGGAATTGCTCGAGGTTGTTTAGAACATGCGGTATCCTTTACAAAGTCTAGAAAGGTTGGTGAAAATAGAGTTTCTGATTTTCAAGGAATCCAATGGATCATTGCTAAATTGACAGCTGAGTTAGAAGCAGCCAAACTTGCAAGAAACCAAGCAGCATGGTTACATGATCAAAAAGTGAATCATAATTTGGAAACTTCAATTGCTAAATACTTAGCAGGAGTGATTGCTGATGAAACAGTTAACAAGGCATTTACATTAACTGGTTCACATGCATGTTATCGCAACCGTCCTTATGATCGTTATGTGAGAGAAGTGAAATCACTTTTAGCCGGTGGTGGAAGTTCGGAAGTGATGTTAAATAATGTTGCGAGAGAAATTTTAAGACCTTCCTACCACTATTAAAATGAAATTTTCAGGAATAACATTAATCACGGGTGCAAACGGCTTTATTGGTTTTGCACTTTTAAAGGAACTCTCGAAAGATTCATCTTTGAAAATTCGAGTTACGGATCTTCACAATGATAGAATCAATTCGTTAAGTAACAAAAATATAGAATATATTCGGTCTGATATTCGTAATGAAGAAGATTTAAAAACTTTATTTACAGGTGTGGATCGAGTATTTCATGTGGCGGGAATTTGTAATCTTAGCACTCCATATGAAACTTTGAAACCTATCAATGTCAACGCTGTAGATAAAATCACTGATTTTGCTTTAGAAAATAAAGTAAAAGCTTACATTCACTTTAGTTCCTCTAGTGTGTACGGAACTTATCGTGGAACTCCTTTTAAAGAAACCGATTTCTGTAATCCTATGGATGCTTATGCGAAGAGTAAATATGATGGGGAACAAATTGTATTAATCAAAATTGCAAAAGGATTGAAGGCAGTGATTTTAAGGCCATGCACTGTTTATGGTCCAGGTTGTAATGATGGTGCAGGAAAAGTGTTTTCTCGACCAGGAAATATTGCCGGGATACCAGGGAATGGGAACCAGAAATTAGCAAACGTTAGGGTTGAAGATGTTTCTTCATCCGCTATTTTTTTATCGGAAAAGGAAAATGTTTTTGGTGAAATTTTTAACATTGCTGATGATAGCCAGCCAAGTTTAGGAGAAGCATTGGATCTCGCTTCAATTGCATTTGGTTCGAAGATTAATAAAATCAATATTCCTCTGGGTATTCTAAAGGTGTTAGCCAAACTTGAGGCACCATTTGCAAAGTTAAGGGGAAAGATACCTGACTTAGAATTTGAAGCAATTAAATACTTATATAAAGATTATTGTATGGATAATCAAAAATTAAAATCAGTTGGTTATACCTTTCAATACCCTGATTTCAAAAATTCTATTTTAAAAATGTAATCTGTTTCTTAAGGAGAATCAACAAAATGAGTAAGGTAATTGTAATCAGTGGAATTGCACAAGGGATGGGCAGAGAAGTTTCTCTTATGTTGGCTGCAAAAGGATATACTATTTGCGGTTTTGATGTTGAAAAAAAATATTTAGATAGTTTGTCATCCGAATTAACAAAGTTAAACGCTAATTTTCATTTAGAAACACTCAGTATTACTGAATCAGAAAAAATCCTGAAGTTTAAAGATAGTGTAATAAAAAAGTTTGGAACAGTCGATACAGTCGTTTCCAATGTTGGAATTGGCTTTTTTGGTCCATTTGAAGAGGTAGATTTAAACAAAGCACTACAATGTTTTGATATCAACGTTATTGGTTGCGCAAGATTACTCCAAGCATTTATCCCTTCGATGAGAAAGGCAAATCAAGGAAAACTGATCGTTATGTCTTCGCTTGTAGGGCAAGTCCCATTTCCGTTTGAGTCCATTTACTCTGCTACTAAGTTTGCGATTGAAGGAATGGTGTCTTCTTTACGTTATGAAGTAAGTCCTTTTGGAATCCAAGTTGCAATGATCCAACCGGCTCAAGTTTCGACGAATTTTGCGGCAAAGGCTCAAAAGTTACCAGAAAAAGATTCTCCATATTTCGAACGATGTGTGCGGTTTATTGATAGAGATAATGATTTAATTCGTTCAGCAACAAATCCAAAACAAGCGGCAGAAAGAATTGTAAAAGTAATTGTGTCTAACCGACCAAAACTATTCAATCAAGTTGATTTTATGAGTACTTTCTTTTTGGGACTCAATCGCTTTTTGCCTCAAAAGTTAAAAGATAAAATCTTATTAGATCATATGAACATAAACGTTTAGGAATGATTATGAAAGTTCCCAATCTAGAAAAAAGAACTTTGTATTACTTGTCACAGGAAGGGAGACGTCTTTATGGTTCTCTGCCTGTTCAAAGTTTTAAAGATCATAAAAAAGAATATCAAGATATCAATTATAATGAATTCGTTTCTAATGTTGAAAATATAGCAAAGGGATTGTTATATCTAAATGCAAAGGCGGGAGATAGAGTAGGGATCATAGCGGATGTAGGCCATCAATGGTTACAAGTGAGTATGGCAATTACTAATATTGGCTGTGTTGATGTTCCTCGTGGGACGGATGCAACACTTGATGATATAGGTTATATTTTAAAACATGCAGAATGTAAAATTGTTTTCATTGAAACGGAAAAAGCTCTGCAAAAGTTTCTTCCTGAATTAAAAAAGTTAAAAATAGAAACCATCATTTTATTTGGAGATACAAAATGTGATAAAACTGATTTAGCCATTCCAGTATTAAACTTCTCAGATTTAAAAAAATACGGTGTCACGATAAACGATGAAAATTTTCATCAGAGAGGAAAAGAAATTCAGGAAGAAGATTTAGCCACTATCATTTATACATCAGGGACAACAGGAAAACCAAAAGGTGTAATGTTGACTCATGGAAGTATTCTTTTTGAAATTAATTCTTTAGTTGCTGAGTTTCGGAAAACTGGAGTACAAGTTGGCGAAGGTGATGTCACATTAGGATTTTTACCTCCATGGCATAGTGGAGAAAGAATCTTTGAAACTATTTGTTTTTATTCAGGAATTAAGATTGCATTTACAAGTGTTCCTGAACTTGGAAAAGATCTAGCAAAAGCAAAGCCAACGATTTTGTTTACTGTTCCACGCGTTTGGGAAAGTTTTTACGATAAAATAAAAGATACGATTCACAAAAGTATTTTTTTCAAAAAATATTTTTTAAAGACACTCTTATGGAATTCAGTAAATTATTCCATTTGTTATGATAAGGCTTTCGATCGAATCCCCCGATTGAATTCACCAAAAACAACCTTCCAAATTTTATCACAAATTTTTCATCTAATCAAACTAGTTGTTTATTTTCCTTTGTTACCAATTTCGAAATTAGTGCTTTCAAAAATTTTATCTGTATTAGGTGGAAAGTTACGGTATGCTTTTGCCGGCGCAGGAGCTTTGCAAGCGGAAGTGGATCGATTTATGTATGCGATTGGCATGCCTATATTAGAAGTTTATGGTATGACCGAGAATTCTGGAGTTTCAACAATAAGACACTATAATGATTTTTCTGTAGGGAACGTTGGGAAACCAATTCATGGGGTAACTATCAAATTGATTGATGATTTAGGAAACGTAATAACGAAACCAGGAATCAAAGGTGTAGCTCATCATCATGGATTTCATAATATGAAAGGATATTATTTAGAAGAAGAAAAAACTAAGGCTGTGTTAACAACTGATCGTTGGTTAAATTCCGGTGATCTACTTGTTTATACCGCACAAGGAACCCTGAAATTTGCTGGCAGAGCAAAGGATACAATTGTTCTTTCTGGTGGAGAGAACGTGGAACCGGAACCAATTGAAATTTGTTTAAAACAAAGTGAATTTATCGACCAAGCAGTTGTTGTAGGACAAGATAAAAAATCATTATCAGTTCTGATCCTTTTAAATTTAGATAAAGTTCAATCTTACCTTCATTTACATTCAATATCTTTGGATTTGAACAATTGTATTTTTAATGAAGAAGATGATTTATTAAAATTAATAAAAGAGGAAGTGAAACGATTTGTTTCAGATAAAAATGGGTTCAAATCTTTTGAAAGGATCACAAATTTTTTTATCTTACAAAATCCATTTGTAATTCATGATGAATTGACTCAAACGCAGAAAGTGAAGCGGAATCGAGTGCAAGAAAAATATCATAATGAAATTGAATCGATGTATCGCAAATAGGTGGGGAAAAAAGATAAATGTATAAATCTTGGAATGTAGAAATTGAGGATAGGATCGCATCGGTCAGATTACAAACCAATGATATGAATGTGATGGATATGGATTCTCTTTTTGAACTCAAAAGTCTGAGTAAAGAATTAGAGAATAACAATAAAGTTTGGGTCATCATTTTAGAAGGAGCTGGTAAACACTTTTCATCTGGAGTGAATATTGAAATTTTAAACAAAGCAGCAGAAATCAATGCAGAAGAATTTAAAAGACATATGCGCGAAATGCAAAGTTGTTTTACCGCATTTGAAAACATTCCCAAACCTACGATAGCCAAAATACAAGGTTTTTGTATGGGAGGCGGTTTTATGTTAGCACAATGTTGTGATTTTAGAATCGCCAGTGAAAAATCTGTATTCTCTGTTCCTCTTGTGAAATTGGGTTTAACTGTTCTTATGGGAACAAATCGTATAACACGAAATGCAGGCATTGCTGCTACAAATGAAATAGTAATGTTAGGTGATAAGTTTAATCCTGAAAAAGCACTCCAACATAATTTGTTAACTAAGGTAGTAATCCCAGAAAATTTGGATGATGCTGTAGCTCAGTTTGCAAATAAATTTAAATCATTACCTCCGCAAACCATTTCAATCACCAAACAAATAATCAAACAGGGTGACAAAATTCCTTTGGATCAAAGTTTAGAACTTGAGATTGAGTTACAATCAAAACTATTGGGTTCAACGGATTTAAAAGAAGCATTAGATAGTTTCACCAACCGTCGAAAACCAGTGTTTACTGGAAACTAACAATGAGTATAGAAGCTCTTTGGCAGAATGGAAAAGTAACAGTCAATCGTATACGAATTGTATTGTTTTTTCTTTTTTTTGCCGCTTTGCTCGGAACAAAAGAGAGTATGCCTCCCGCTATGTTCTTGCTCCATCTGACTGGAACAATCATAATGGGAATTTATGCTTTAGTTTGTTTTTTATGGCTTCGTTATGGTACACCACCAGAGTGGTTTCATAAACTCTTAATCATTTTCGATATAGGAATACATTTAATCAACACATCCATCGATTGTAGTATGGGACCTATCGAAGCAAAATCAGCATTAAACAACACGGCGGTCTTACTCGTTGTTTATTTTTATTTGATATATTCTGGTTTTTTAGGTAATCCAGGTTTTGTCTTATTTAATGGATGTTTGGCTGGAGTCGGAGTATTTTTATCATATTATATTTCTGTGACTTACGGAGGTTTGTTTCCAACTGAAGATCCAACATTATATATACAAACTGGGTACGTAGGTACTTCTGCCGAAATAATGAAAGGAATATTTATTATTGTGAGCGGAGTTTTACTTTCAAGGTTGATTGCTCTTTTGATTCGGATTAGTGATAAAGGAATTGAAAAAGCAAATGAATCGGAAGAATTATTCAAAAGGTCTATTCAACAAAAAAAGCTATTGCAAGATGCTGCGAAAAATTTGGAATCCTCTATTCAAAACTGCGGTAACTATATTTCGCAAACTGCAGAAAGATTGGAATCTCAAGCAGCTTCTTTAGAACAAGTGACAGCGATCAATACAGAACTTTTTTCTTCCTTTGAATCCAATGCGAAAATCATCGATGATCAAAACATAAAAATAACAGATTTATTTTCAGGATCCAATGATTTAAATCAATTGGTCGCAACCATTAGCAATATCAATCAAGAACTGATTTTGCTCGCCGCTGAAAACAAAAAAGATACAACGGAAATTGCAAACGTTTCAAAACGTACAAGTGAATACTTAAGTTCAATAAAGTCTTCCTTCGATAAAGTGGATGAAATCAATCAAATTGTTGCAGAGATAGGTGAAAAAACCAATTTACTAGCTCTCAATGCATCGATTGAAGCGGCTCGTGCTGGAGATGTGGGGAGAGGATTTGCAGTGGTCGCAAGCGAAGTCAGTAAACTTGCGGACTTCACTGCAACAAATGCAAAAATCATTTCTGAGGTTGTTGGAAATTCTAGAAAATTTATTTTGTCCGGCACCGAAGTTTCAGCCCAAACAGGGAATTTAACTACAAATCAAATTCAAAAGTTAGAAAAAACAATGGAACGTGTCGGTTACATGTTTGAGTTGTTTGAAAAACAAAAAACAATCATTTGTGATACTTTAAGTCGTTTGAATGAAATCAACGATTTGTCCTCTCAAATCTCTTTCAGCACAAAAGAACAAATTTCAGGACAAACTGAGGTGAACCGAGGAATTCTTGCCTTGGAAGATGAGGTAAATCAAATTTCAAATGCTTCCAGAAATTTGGAGCAGTATGTGGAACAAATTAGATTTCAATCGCAAGAGTTATTGACTTTGAGTGAATCCTAAGTTAAGATTTGTATTTTTGGAGAACATACATGTTTCAATTGAAACCACAACTGATAAGTATCTTAGGGATAATATTCCTGAGTTTCTGCATATTCAATTGTTCTAATGCAAAATTAGAACCTGGTCAAATTGTAGACCAACACGGGAAAACAATCATTTTGATTCCTGAACCCGGACCGGAAGCCACCATTCAGAAAGAAATCAAAAGCCCAATTTCTCTTTTGTTAGCTGATGGAAAACTAAATGTATCAGGTTGGTCTAGATATCCTAATTTTCAAATCGAAGAATCTCGTATCAAAGTAGACCCCAAACGATATAAAAGATGGGAACATTATACTTTTTACAATGAAAAATTTGGTGGAGCGGTTACTGTTACAGACATTGGTAATTTGGCAATGGGTAGCATTGAACTTTTAGATTTTTCCACAGGAAAAATTATTTTTTCAAAAACGGAGCTAGTAAGACCAGGAGAGATTTTTTTTCCAACCAATACAACTGATCCAATTGAATTCAAAAAAGGAGATCAGTTCATTCGGATTACGAAACAAAAAGGAAAAAGACTCATTGAATACTCTATCGTTGGTGACTCGAAATCTGAAGTAATTTTAGGTAATTTGGAATTAGAAGAAAAAGCTCCAGAAGCACTGGCTGTTATTACTCCATTTTCGGAATCTACATTTTTTTATGAATATAAAATGCCTAGTTTTCTTTGCAAAGGTTCTATCCAATACAACAAAACAACGTATGAATTTGATAACAAAAGTTATGCGGTTTTGGATTGGGGTCGGGGAACTTGGCCTGAAAAAAACAAATGGTTATGGGCGGCAGGTGCTGGCCTTGTTCACGGGGAATTACTCAGTTTAAATTTGGGTTATGGATTTGGAACTCCCACAGACGCCACAGAGAATGGAATTGTATACAAGGGAAAGGTTCATAAATTAGATAAAGTTACTTGGAAATATGATGTAACTGACTATAAAAAACCTTGGAAATTCATTAGCAATGAAGGTCGTCTTGAATTAGAATTTACACCGTTATATCTCTTACATTCGGACATTGACTTAATGGGAATGGTCGGATTCTTAAAACAATTGTACCAAAATTTTACTTTTTCAGAAATTTTAGACTTACTAAAAACAGAAGCTTATTTGAATAAAGCATTTGGACATTACAACGGTTATGTGGTTCTTGACAACGGCACAAAATTAGAAGTCAAAGACCTTGCTGGTTTTGCAGAACAAATGTACCAGCAGTGGTAATCTAAGTTTTATAATTTCTCAATGTTTCTAATCGGATTGCGCTGAGAACTACAACTAAAGTGATTACGGCACCTGCAGAAATAACTGCTGCCGTAATCGAAACCTTTACTAACAATAGTCCCGACAACAATCCAGACAAAGCAGGAATCACTTGGCTTGTGATTGTATATAAACTCACAAGCCTACCTCTATATTCTGTGGTGACTTCTGATTGTAAGATGGCGACGATAAGGCTTATGCTTGCTCCGGCGCCAAACCCACTGAATAACAAAAACAAAACAGATACCCATACGATTGTGCTAAATCCAATACCTAAAAAACCCAAACCACAAAAAAGTCCTGCAAGGAAAATCATCTTCCCATAACCAACTTTTTTTGCTAGTTTCAAAGAAACTCCTCCACCGAGTAAGAGAGCAAGAGCAAGACCTCCTAAAAAGAAACCACGCTCTAACTCCCCAAGTTCTAATACTCCTTTGGCAAATCGAGGCATCATCACTTGAACAGGCCCCATCGAACAATAGATAACAATAGAAAAGAGTAAGGTTTGTTTGAGAAGAGGATGATTTTTTGCGTATGAAACCCCTCTTAAAATTCGATCCCAAGCGGAAGAAGATTTTCCGAGACCATCAGTTTTAATTCCCAATAGAAGAACCATTGCAATTAAAAATAAAGTAATTCCAGTTAGGTGAACCATTTCCCAAGAATGAATTTTTCGACAAAAAGCTAAAATAGGGGGCGCTGCTCCAAATCCAAGCATTACTAAAATATTAAAAACGACTGCCAATTTTACTTGGCGCTCCCCAGCAAGCCTTCCCAATAGCGACATCCTAGCAGGAGCAAGCACTGACCAACCCATACCAACAAAACCAGCACCAAACAAAAATAAAACGACCGATATTTGTCCGTCCATTTGTGAAGAGAAATGTAACAATCCCAAAGCAATTAAAAAGGAAAGATGGGCAGCTTGGGCTAATTTTTGTGGGGAATAGGAGTCACACCAAGCTCCGGCAAACCATCCAAGAATTAGAGGAACACCAAAACTC is a genomic window containing:
- a CDS encoding bile acid:sodium symporter, whose product is MLTRVEEILFASMIFFLMVAMGTTLTLENFKKAVQSKKPLMIGMLSQFGFMPLIAFGLSNIFGLSPMFSIGLILVGCTPGGTTSNLLTYYAKGDVALSISMTITSTVLAAIMMPFLFWLYCSGFNAEQIQIPYKSIIGSIIILIIPVLLGIKIRSSNQRLALKIEKIGSFLGILMILFLLVVMIPKNFELLNKTTWEMYISAILITVLGYFFGYVFSKFLNLTERQSTTVSLETGIQNGPLTIAVILLSFPENQINEILWMPLLYALFVPVTSSLATYYFYLKSKKNQKELVS
- a CDS encoding MFS transporter; this encodes MNTNQEYKQGQIVRFLMASFLGFLAGHLTNYSVILYAQDVWNADALAGIGFGLSFGVPLILGWFAGAWCDSYSPQKLAQAAHLSFLIALGLLHFSSQMDGQISVVLFLFGAGFVGMGWSVLAPARMSLLGRLAGERQVKLAVVFNILVMLGFGAAPPILAFCRKIHSWEMVHLTGITLFLIAMVLLLGIKTDGLGKSSSAWDRILRGVSYAKNHPLLKQTLLFSIVIYCSMGPVQVMMPRFAKGVLELGELERGFFLGGLALALLLGGGVSLKLAKKVGYGKMIFLAGLFCGLGFLGIGFSTIVWVSVLFLLFSGFGAGASISLIVAILQSEVTTEYRGRLVSLYTITSQVIPALSGLLSGLLLVKVSITAAVISAGAVITLVVVLSAIRLETLRNYKT
- a CDS encoding acyl-CoA dehydrogenase family protein; its protein translation is MNFYFSEEQNRLREAVATYAKIAGADPQRDIEERDSEFSWDVLNALGEKGWTGVIVPEEYGGLGKGAVEYTIIMEETAKELIYGPQNLIQAQQGLLAVGTEEQKRKWLPELAKGKIMAAQAISEPDAGSSFQNIQTTAVKDGNEWVLNGLKVHINLGKEAQLMMVLAKTDKGLTEFLVDKDSKGIRYEKQDPIGLRSAPMYDVHFEDCRIPADTVLGREGRGIETFMAIFKLSRLGVASQLIGIARGCLEHAVSFTKSRKVGENRVSDFQGIQWIIAKLTAELEAAKLARNQAAWLHDQKVNHNLETSIAKYLAGVIADETVNKAFTLTGSHACYRNRPYDRYVREVKSLLAGGGSSEVMLNNVAREILRPSYHY
- a CDS encoding DUF2804 domain-containing protein, translated to MFQLKPQLISILGIIFLSFCIFNCSNAKLEPGQIVDQHGKTIILIPEPGPEATIQKEIKSPISLLLADGKLNVSGWSRYPNFQIEESRIKVDPKRYKRWEHYTFYNEKFGGAVTVTDIGNLAMGSIELLDFSTGKIIFSKTELVRPGEIFFPTNTTDPIEFKKGDQFIRITKQKGKRLIEYSIVGDSKSEVILGNLELEEKAPEALAVITPFSESTFFYEYKMPSFLCKGSIQYNKTTYEFDNKSYAVLDWGRGTWPEKNKWLWAAGAGLVHGELLSLNLGYGFGTPTDATENGIVYKGKVHKLDKVTWKYDVTDYKKPWKFISNEGRLELEFTPLYLLHSDIDLMGMVGFLKQLYQNFTFSEILDLLKTEAYLNKAFGHYNGYVVLDNGTKLEVKDLAGFAEQMYQQW
- a CDS encoding enoyl-CoA hydratase/isomerase family protein, with translation MYKSWNVEIEDRIASVRLQTNDMNVMDMDSLFELKSLSKELENNNKVWVIILEGAGKHFSSGVNIEILNKAAEINAEEFKRHMREMQSCFTAFENIPKPTIAKIQGFCMGGGFMLAQCCDFRIASEKSVFSVPLVKLGLTVLMGTNRITRNAGIAATNEIVMLGDKFNPEKALQHNLLTKVVIPENLDDAVAQFANKFKSLPPQTISITKQIIKQGDKIPLDQSLELEIELQSKLLGSTDLKEALDSFTNRRKPVFTGN
- a CDS encoding SDR family NAD(P)-dependent oxidoreductase, with the translated sequence MSKVIVISGIAQGMGREVSLMLAAKGYTICGFDVEKKYLDSLSSELTKLNANFHLETLSITESEKILKFKDSVIKKFGTVDTVVSNVGIGFFGPFEEVDLNKALQCFDINVIGCARLLQAFIPSMRKANQGKLIVMSSLVGQVPFPFESIYSATKFAIEGMVSSLRYEVSPFGIQVAMIQPAQVSTNFAAKAQKLPEKDSPYFERCVRFIDRDNDLIRSATNPKQAAERIVKVIVSNRPKLFNQVDFMSTFFLGLNRFLPQKLKDKILLDHMNINV
- a CDS encoding methyl-accepting chemotaxis protein; translation: MSIEALWQNGKVTVNRIRIVLFFLFFAALLGTKESMPPAMFLLHLTGTIIMGIYALVCFLWLRYGTPPEWFHKLLIIFDIGIHLINTSIDCSMGPIEAKSALNNTAVLLVVYFYLIYSGFLGNPGFVLFNGCLAGVGVFLSYYISVTYGGLFPTEDPTLYIQTGYVGTSAEIMKGIFIIVSGVLLSRLIALLIRISDKGIEKANESEELFKRSIQQKKLLQDAAKNLESSIQNCGNYISQTAERLESQAASLEQVTAINTELFSSFESNAKIIDDQNIKITDLFSGSNDLNQLVATISNINQELILLAAENKKDTTEIANVSKRTSEYLSSIKSSFDKVDEINQIVAEIGEKTNLLALNASIEAARAGDVGRGFAVVASEVSKLADFTATNAKIISEVVGNSRKFILSGTEVSAQTGNLTTNQIQKLEKTMERVGYMFELFEKQKTIICDTLSRLNEINDLSSQISFSTKEQISGQTEVNRGILALEDEVNQISNASRNLEQYVEQIRFQSQELLTLSES
- a CDS encoding NAD-dependent epimerase/dehydratase family protein translates to MKFSGITLITGANGFIGFALLKELSKDSSLKIRVTDLHNDRINSLSNKNIEYIRSDIRNEEDLKTLFTGVDRVFHVAGICNLSTPYETLKPINVNAVDKITDFALENKVKAYIHFSSSSVYGTYRGTPFKETDFCNPMDAYAKSKYDGEQIVLIKIAKGLKAVILRPCTVYGPGCNDGAGKVFSRPGNIAGIPGNGNQKLANVRVEDVSSSAIFLSEKENVFGEIFNIADDSQPSLGEALDLASIAFGSKINKINIPLGILKVLAKLEAPFAKLRGKIPDLEFEAIKYLYKDYCMDNQKLKSVGYTFQYPDFKNSILKM
- a CDS encoding AMP-dependent synthetase/ligase; translation: MKVPNLEKRTLYYLSQEGRRLYGSLPVQSFKDHKKEYQDINYNEFVSNVENIAKGLLYLNAKAGDRVGIIADVGHQWLQVSMAITNIGCVDVPRGTDATLDDIGYILKHAECKIVFIETEKALQKFLPELKKLKIETIILFGDTKCDKTDLAIPVLNFSDLKKYGVTINDENFHQRGKEIQEEDLATIIYTSGTTGKPKGVMLTHGSILFEINSLVAEFRKTGVQVGEGDVTLGFLPPWHSGERIFETICFYSGIKIAFTSVPELGKDLAKAKPTILFTVPRVWESFYDKIKDTIHKSIFFKKYFLKTLLWNSVNYSICYDKAFDRIPRLNSPKTTFQILSQIFHLIKLVVYFPLLPISKLVLSKILSVLGGKLRYAFAGAGALQAEVDRFMYAIGMPILEVYGMTENSGVSTIRHYNDFSVGNVGKPIHGVTIKLIDDLGNVITKPGIKGVAHHHGFHNMKGYYLEEEKTKAVLTTDRWLNSGDLLVYTAQGTLKFAGRAKDTIVLSGGENVEPEPIEICLKQSEFIDQAVVVGQDKKSLSVLILLNLDKVQSYLHLHSISLDLNNCIFNEEDDLLKLIKEEVKRFVSDKNGFKSFERITNFFILQNPFVIHDELTQTQKVKRNRVQEKYHNEIESMYRK